From the genome of Mesorhizobium japonicum MAFF 303099, one region includes:
- a CDS encoding MarR family winged helix-turn-helix transcriptional regulator, producing MQLLDANKLGALGAMIRDRTEASLRELSPSAAAVLSMLHFKPGLTTTELAEVVGVSQPTAVRLIDGLERQALIVRGNPEGRVTPLTLTETGHAEVKEMQALRLAALDGLLSALQPDKRRHFVSMLDEILAGATTSRALARTTCRLCEHDLCGHEICPIGCRAAEIERKESGR from the coding sequence ATGCAATTATTGGACGCCAACAAGCTCGGCGCGCTCGGCGCCATGATTCGCGACAGGACGGAAGCCTCGTTGAGAGAGCTTTCGCCAAGTGCCGCGGCGGTGCTGTCGATGCTGCACTTCAAACCGGGGTTGACGACGACCGAACTCGCCGAGGTCGTCGGCGTCAGTCAACCGACTGCCGTGCGTTTGATCGACGGCCTGGAACGGCAGGCGCTGATCGTGCGTGGCAACCCGGAGGGTCGCGTCACGCCGCTGACACTGACGGAGACTGGCCACGCCGAGGTAAAGGAAATGCAAGCTCTTCGGCTCGCCGCGCTCGACGGATTGCTGTCTGCGCTGCAGCCGGACAAGCGGCGGCACTTTGTTTCCATGCTGGATGAGATTCTAGCCGGGGCGACGACTTCCCGCGCTTTGGCGAGAACAACGTGTCGCCTCTGCGAGCATGATCTTTGCGGGCATGAGATTTGCCCGATCGGCTGCCGCGCGGCTGAGATCGAGAGAAAGGAGAGCGGGCGATGA
- a CDS encoding FtsB family cell division protein, with translation MWTRQHKQRNTGRLIIPSLCVVFLAYFGFHAYHGEFGINSKYQLEAQTVALQAQLDAIKARRMELERRVRLMHDGTLEKDMLDEQARRALNLSQADEITIMLPASSK, from the coding sequence ATGTGGACGCGTCAGCACAAGCAGAGAAATACCGGCCGACTGATCATCCCTTCGCTTTGCGTGGTGTTCCTGGCCTATTTCGGCTTCCACGCCTATCACGGCGAGTTCGGCATCAATTCGAAATATCAGCTGGAAGCCCAGACGGTTGCGCTGCAGGCTCAGCTCGATGCGATCAAGGCCCGTCGGATGGAACTCGAACGGCGCGTTCGGCTGATGCATGACGGCACGCTGGAGAAGGACATGCTTGACGAACAGGCGCGCAGGGCGCTCAATCTGTCCCAGGCCGATGAAATCACCATCATGCTGCCGGCCTCGTCGAAATAA
- the pdhA gene encoding pyruvate dehydrogenase (acetyl-transferring) E1 component subunit alpha encodes MATAARKAPAKSKSEGKSGLSAPKPAEFTKDEELAAYRHMLLIRRFEEKAGQLYGMGFIGGFCHLYIGQEAVVTGMKMALIDGDQMITAYRDHGHMLAMELSPRGVMAELTGRRGGLSKGKGGSMHMFSKEKHFYGGHGIVGAQVSLGTGLAFANRYRDNNNVSLTYFGDGAANQGQVYESFNMASLWKLPVIYIIENNRYAMGTSVSRSSAETNFSHRGASFKIPGIQVDGMDVRAVKSAGDQATEWCRAGNGPIILEMQTYRYRGHSMSDPAKYRSKEEVQKMRSEHDPIEQVKARLTEKKWATEDELKTIDKEVRDIVADAAEFAQNDAEPDPSELWTDIVL; translated from the coding sequence ATGGCCACCGCAGCCAGAAAAGCGCCTGCCAAATCGAAATCCGAAGGCAAATCAGGGCTTTCCGCGCCCAAGCCTGCTGAATTCACCAAGGACGAAGAGCTTGCCGCCTATCGGCACATGCTGCTCATCCGCCGCTTCGAGGAAAAGGCCGGCCAGCTCTACGGCATGGGCTTCATCGGCGGCTTCTGCCATCTCTATATCGGCCAGGAGGCTGTCGTCACCGGCATGAAGATGGCGCTGATCGACGGCGACCAGATGATCACAGCCTATCGCGACCACGGCCACATGCTAGCCATGGAGCTTTCGCCGCGTGGTGTCATGGCCGAGCTGACCGGACGCCGTGGCGGCCTGTCCAAGGGCAAGGGCGGCTCCATGCACATGTTCTCTAAGGAGAAGCATTTTTACGGCGGCCACGGCATTGTCGGCGCGCAGGTGTCGCTCGGCACCGGCCTGGCCTTCGCCAATCGCTACCGCGACAACAACAACGTCTCGCTGACCTATTTCGGCGACGGCGCCGCCAACCAGGGCCAGGTCTATGAAAGCTTCAACATGGCCTCGCTGTGGAAACTGCCGGTGATCTACATCATCGAGAACAACCGCTACGCCATGGGCACCTCGGTGTCGCGATCTTCGGCCGAAACCAATTTTTCGCATCGCGGCGCTTCGTTCAAGATTCCGGGCATCCAGGTCGACGGCATGGATGTGCGTGCGGTCAAATCCGCCGGCGATCAGGCGACCGAATGGTGCCGCGCCGGCAACGGGCCGATCATTCTCGAAATGCAGACCTACCGCTACCGCGGTCACTCGATGTCTGACCCGGCGAAATACCGCTCGAAGGAAGAAGTGCAGAAGATGCGCTCAGAGCATGACCCGATCGAACAGGTCAAGGCTCGGTTGACCGAGAAGAAGTGGGCGACCGAGGACGAGCTCAAGACCATCGACAAGGAGGTTCGCGACATCGTCGCCGACGCCGCCGAATTTGCCCAGAACGATGCGGAGCCGGATCCGTCCGAGCTCTGGACCGATATCGTATTGTAA
- a CDS encoding pyruvate dehydrogenase complex E1 component subunit beta — MPIEILMPALSPTMEEGNLSKWLKNEGDKVVAGDVIAEIETDKATMEVEAVDEGTLAKIVVPAGTEGVKVNAVIAVLAVEGEDTDKAGEGIGEEPAKAETASPAPVAAKSEAAAPVAAAPKTEIAADPDIPAGTEMVSTTVREALRDAMAEEMRRDGDVFVMGEEVAEYQGAYKITQGLLQEFGPRRVVDTPITEHGFAGVGVGAAMAGLKPIVEFMTFNFAMQAIDQIINSAAKTLYMSGGQMGAPIVFRGPNGAAARVAAQHSQCYAAWYSHIPGLKVVMPYTAADAKGLLKAAIRDPNPVIFLENEILYGQSFDVPKLDDFVLPIGKARIHKQGKDVTIVSFGIGMTYAVKAEAELRGLGIDAEIIDLRTIRPLDLDTIIASVKKTNRLVVVEEGFPQSSVGDHIANQVSQRAFDFLDAPVITIAGKDVPMPYAANLEKLALPNVGEVIEAVKAVTYR, encoded by the coding sequence ATGCCGATCGAAATTCTCATGCCCGCTCTCTCGCCAACCATGGAAGAGGGCAATCTTTCCAAGTGGTTGAAGAACGAGGGCGACAAGGTCGTCGCCGGCGACGTCATCGCCGAGATCGAGACCGACAAGGCGACGATGGAGGTCGAAGCCGTCGATGAGGGCACGCTCGCCAAGATCGTGGTTCCCGCCGGCACCGAGGGCGTCAAGGTCAACGCGGTGATCGCCGTGCTTGCGGTTGAAGGCGAAGACACCGACAAGGCCGGCGAAGGCATCGGCGAAGAGCCCGCCAAGGCTGAAACGGCTTCACCGGCACCAGTTGCTGCCAAGAGCGAGGCCGCCGCACCAGTCGCGGCAGCACCGAAGACCGAGATCGCCGCCGATCCTGACATCCCTGCCGGCACCGAAATGGTCTCGACCACGGTACGCGAAGCACTGCGCGATGCCATGGCCGAAGAGATGCGCCGCGACGGCGATGTCTTCGTCATGGGCGAGGAGGTCGCCGAATACCAGGGCGCCTACAAGATCACCCAAGGCTTGCTGCAGGAATTCGGGCCGCGTCGCGTCGTCGACACGCCGATCACCGAGCATGGTTTTGCCGGCGTCGGCGTCGGTGCGGCGATGGCTGGGCTGAAGCCGATCGTCGAGTTCATGACCTTCAATTTCGCCATGCAGGCGATCGACCAGATCATCAATTCGGCCGCCAAGACGCTTTACATGTCCGGCGGCCAGATGGGCGCGCCGATCGTATTCCGCGGACCGAACGGGGCCGCTGCCCGCGTCGCCGCCCAGCACTCGCAGTGCTACGCCGCCTGGTACAGCCACATTCCGGGCCTGAAGGTGGTGATGCCGTATACGGCCGCTGACGCCAAGGGCCTGCTCAAGGCGGCGATCCGCGACCCGAACCCGGTCATCTTTCTCGAGAACGAAATCCTCTACGGCCAGTCCTTCGACGTGCCGAAGCTTGATGATTTCGTGCTGCCGATCGGCAAGGCCCGCATCCACAAGCAAGGCAAGGACGTCACCATCGTCTCCTTCGGCATCGGCATGACCTACGCGGTCAAGGCGGAAGCGGAATTGCGCGGCCTGGGCATCGACGCCGAGATCATCGATTTGCGCACCATCCGCCCGCTCGACCTCGACACCATCATCGCCTCGGTCAAGAAGACCAACCGGCTGGTCGTCGTTGAAGAAGGCTTCCCGCAGAGCTCGGTCGGCGACCACATCGCCAACCAGGTGTCGCAGCGCGCTTTCGATTTCCTTGACGCGCCGGTTATCACCATTGCCGGCAAGGATGTGCCGATGCCCTATGCGGCCAACCTCGAAAAGCTGGCTTTGCCGAATGTCGGCGAGGTCATCGAGGCGGTCAAAGCCGTCACATATCGCTGA
- a CDS encoding pyruvate dehydrogenase complex dihydrolipoamide acetyltransferase, translating into MPINITMPALSPTMEEGNLSKWLVKEGDKVSPGDVIAEIETDKATMEVEAVDEGTVAKLVVPAGTEGVKVNALIAVLAAEGEDASAAAKSGGGAAPAKAEAPKADAPKAEAPKAEPAAAAAPKAEPAPVANGHAAGERTFASPLARRIAKEAGVDVSAVTGTGPHGRVVKADVDAAIAGGGAKAALAAKAPAGAPAAPAPAVKPMSDDQVLKLFEQGSYELVPHDNMRKTIARRLVEAKSTIPHFYLTLDCELDALLALRTQINAAAPMKKTEKGDVPAYKLSVNDMVIKAMAMALKAVPDANASWTETAMVKHKHADVGVAVSIPGGLITPIIRKADEKTLSTISNEMKDLASRARSRKLKPEEYQGGTTAVSNLGMFGIKDFAAVINPPHATILAVGAGEERAVVKNGELKIATVMSVTLSTDHRAVDGALGAELLVAFKRLIENPMGMLV; encoded by the coding sequence ATGCCAATCAACATCACCATGCCGGCGCTCTCGCCCACGATGGAAGAGGGCAATCTGTCGAAATGGCTGGTCAAGGAAGGCGACAAGGTTTCACCCGGAGACGTCATCGCCGAGATCGAGACCGACAAGGCGACGATGGAGGTCGAGGCCGTCGATGAGGGCACGGTGGCCAAGCTCGTCGTTCCCGCCGGTACCGAAGGCGTCAAGGTCAATGCGCTGATCGCCGTGCTTGCGGCCGAGGGCGAGGATGCGAGCGCCGCCGCAAAAAGTGGTGGCGGTGCCGCACCGGCGAAAGCCGAGGCTCCGAAAGCGGACGCTCCCAAGGCTGAGGCACCAAAGGCTGAACCTGCTGCCGCAGCCGCTCCCAAGGCAGAGCCGGCTCCGGTCGCCAATGGCCACGCGGCTGGCGAGCGCACCTTCGCTTCGCCGCTCGCGCGCCGCATCGCCAAGGAGGCCGGCGTCGACGTGTCGGCCGTGACCGGCACCGGCCCGCATGGCCGTGTGGTGAAGGCCGATGTCGATGCAGCGATTGCCGGCGGTGGTGCCAAGGCAGCCCTCGCCGCCAAGGCTCCGGCCGGTGCGCCGGCGGCTCCCGCGCCGGCTGTGAAGCCGATGTCGGACGACCAGGTGCTGAAGCTGTTCGAGCAAGGCTCCTACGAACTCGTCCCGCACGACAATATGCGCAAGACCATCGCGCGCCGGCTGGTCGAGGCCAAGTCCACCATCCCGCATTTCTACCTGACGCTCGACTGCGAACTCGATGCGTTGCTGGCCTTGCGCACGCAGATCAATGCCGCCGCACCGATGAAGAAGACCGAAAAGGGTGACGTGCCTGCCTACAAGCTGTCGGTCAACGACATGGTGATCAAGGCGATGGCGATGGCGCTGAAGGCGGTGCCGGATGCCAATGCCTCGTGGACCGAAACCGCCATGGTCAAGCACAAGCACGCCGATGTCGGCGTTGCCGTGTCGATCCCCGGCGGCCTGATCACGCCGATCATCCGTAAGGCGGACGAAAAAACGCTGTCGACCATTTCCAACGAGATGAAGGACCTGGCCAGCCGCGCGCGCAGCCGCAAGCTGAAGCCGGAAGAGTATCAGGGCGGCACGACGGCGGTCTCCAATCTCGGCATGTTCGGCATCAAGGACTTTGCCGCCGTCATCAATCCGCCGCATGCGACGATCCTGGCGGTCGGCGCCGGTGAAGAGCGGGCTGTGGTCAAGAATGGCGAGCTCAAAATCGCCACCGTGATGTCGGTGACGCTGTCGACCGATCATCGCGCCGTTGATGGCGCGCTCGGCGCCGAGCTGCTGGTCGCCTTCAAGCGGCTGATCGAGAACCCGATGGGCATGCTGGTCTAG